The Lasioglossum baleicum chromosome 3, iyLasBale1, whole genome shotgun sequence region AGACAATGACAATAGTAATAAACTGTACCACGGCTGCAAATCGTTCCTCTTCATCGCCGTTTTCAAGTTCTAGCCTCGCTTTGTGATTCGGTTGCGATTCTATTTCGTTCGCTATTTCCGCCGCTTTCTGTTCTTGTTCTTTGTAATCCTTcgtatcttttctttgaagcgGTAAAGTGTAAGCGGCCAAAGTTGGTTCGTACGTTGTTTGAACTCCGTACTTTTGTTCATTCTTACGAAACATATCGTTGGCATCCCATCCGttctaaaagaaatattttatagaaTAATTGAAACGTGTTACATGCATTAATCGAATGTATTCTGGTTTTCCTGTTCGAATACTTACGGTAGTACCATCCAATTCTAAATCGTCGCCATTCATAGTTACTGGAGGAGCGTCCCAAGGCTCCAACTCTTTTTCACCGATCACACCATTGTATTTACTAATAGCAGTATCCGTCTGAAAAGTATCGCGTATAGCGTACTCTAGATCGACATCCTTGGCAGACATGGTAATAATATCTTGAGGTTTAAAAATCAACTTTTCTACTACGCTTTCTACACTTATTTTTCCAGAATCTTCTACTCGATGCGCCATCTCTAAGACAACGTCGAATTGGCTGGAGAAGGTGCGAAAAATACCTTCGTATACAGAACCGTTTAGCGTTTGAATCTGTAGTAATAGGAATGTATGTATATGAAACCTATGCAAGATGTACGTCTTCCTTAGCTGATGTTACCGTTACCATACCTGTACAATGTTGCCCACGTGACTAGTTATCGCGTGCATAAaatgagcattattatatacacCTTCCGCGGCGACGCATCTCTCCTGTGGACCACGGGCACGCGGGGATCTAAAATGAAATGTTGTTTCATATAAAGCATTAGAAATCGAAAGTCCAGATTATAGAGTGCTTCACAAGCGAACCGACAAACATTGACCATGTATTCGAAAGGTTGACTTCGAATGGACACTCGAGGAAAAACTAAGTAGCTCAAACATGtccaattatttttaatctataCCGCTGCGCTTTCGCAAAGAACGACATATGTAACAATTTGAGTTACAACAGGTACAATGAAACCTTATCGGTTTAATCGTAAAACATTTCATACATTGTCTCGAAGACGCTTTCCAAGGGGAAACGCAAGATATAATTAAGAACAGAGAAATGCAAGAGTTAGAAAAGGTTGGAAAAAGTTGGAGAAGTAAGAGGTAGAAAGAAAATGATAAAGAagtaatagagagagagaaagagagagagagagagatagaaagtgATAAAAAGGAAGAACGAAGGTGGGTACCTATTGGTATTAGAACGGTTCTTTCTTTTGCTATTCATTTTGCCAGCAGACGAGGACTCTTCGCCACTGGTTGTTGGATTTCTGCCGCCGATTTGTTGCGGGCCTTCTCGTTTCCTAGTGGGGACCGGAATTTTGACTAATTTCCCGGTGACCGCTCAACGTCAAAAAAATATGATTTCGCTCGAACACGAACACGTCCCGCTACGGGAGAAGAATTGTTACGCGCGTGTGTTTGTTTGTTGAAAGTCTCCTCGTTAAATACGGGAAACCAGAATTCGAAATCTTGTTCGACCCCGGGACGATTGACAGGAGGCCGTACTGGCCGTAACAACTATCAACATTCACGATCGTTTTTAGGTTTTTGAGTCACGACCGTTTTCTAGGTTATGCGCGAACAGTACGGTTACCTAAACACTGGTTCGCGAAAGTGTAGCGCGTGCGTGACTTTCGAGTTCAGACAGACACGAGAATGCGAGCAAAGAAAGCAGGAACACTTGGCATTCGTGGAGACGTACGGAGTACGGGGGAACACGGTGTCTACCCGACACGACACGACACGACACCACACGATATCTTGCTAACGCGTGACGTAACTCCGTTCTTCTTACGTAGGGAATCACCTTTATGGAATTTCGCGTCTACAGAGTTTACAAACGAGCGCTGCTAGCCTCGAACAATGATTTTGGCAACGATacagtatttttatttaattaatcaaCATGTGGTAAACGATAAAACTTAGCACAAGTCGCCCGATCAACCTGATCCCGGTGACTGTCGGATGCAGTCGCCACCTGGCGAGAAACCAATAGACGTTGCGATAAAGATCATCCGCAATACTTTGTCCCTGTGTCTGTACGTCCGTGCGTCTGTGCGACTGTACTTCTGTTCTCTGTGTGCATGTGCCTCTCCTCTGCGTCTGCCTCTGGCCACTGGCTGGCTGCTTGTGATTGTGCCACAGCATTTTCATCGCGCGTCGCCACTACCGCCATCTACATTTTCCTTTCATATGAAAATGAATCTTTAGCTCGCCAATTGACTGGTGTTCGGGACACCTGCTCatcatagattcaaactttgccCGTAAGCTGTAAATTTTACAGTGTAAACCGTTAGCCGTAAAACGATCTTGGTACTAGTATAAGCATTTTATTCTAACAATATTACAGCGTTGTCGAGTATAATGGTTCTTCTTCGAATTTTCGAACAATATGTATAATCGTTTCGATCAGACTTTCGTTGAATCGTTTTTAATTTCGACCCGGCTGGTTCTTTGTTTACGTACACGTATTATACATACACTACTACTCAAAAGTATCCGGACACAAGTATGTATCCTTTTTCTTTACAAAACACGTAGTTTAAGTTAGtaggaaaaatatttagaacaaaatTTTGTCACTTGCAATCCACAAATACGAAATCTAGTGGAACGGTCTCGGTGCTTGAAAGGATTTCAATTAAGTTtcactttgtttcatttctaaGGTGCAGAGCGAATTCAGAGAATTTCTCGATACAAAtactaataatataaaatactaatggAATAAAAAACTAATAAAAAGATTGCCGCGATTAGTGCATGCAGTAATATCTAGACCTCGAATCtttttgcatttatgaagaaattaactggatgaaatataaaacagtgaaaaatatcaaaaatcCAAGAATATTGTTACATACGTTGTTCTCAACGTAAAAAGACTATGTAATAAGgagtgaaatgaatttttatttaactactggttcccacaatcgatgcacaatatttttattttgtataaaagatccgcagtctactaatatatATCTAATCGCGGTGGATACGTCGACGAATCTTATCGGTAATTAAGTTTTCACATAGTTAATTTTTAGCTTAAAACGTTAAATATTCCATAAGAAAGTAATAAAGATCGATTTTAGTCACTATTTGATACTCAAGTTAACTTTTATGCGTTGCTATTACACATTTCGCAAGTGTCTGGATACTTTTCAGCGGTAGTGTACATACATTCGCACGGTTACACGCGTATACGAATACgaatacaaatattttgaatttgctAATCGAACGGCTCGCTTTCGAAAAGCGTATTCTTCAGGTTGGATCGAAGGAAGGTTAACGTTGACGCCGGTCGGAAGTATTTCGCGGGTCTTTATGCTCCTCGCGATACATTGCGTGAAGTTTTTGAACGACATTTTTCGTCCGATCGGAAATGAAATTGTCTACTCGACCCAACACGTTTACGCATCGAACCATCATATCGAAACCTTTGTTCACTCTTTCTGCTCGATCGGTACGAGCAATCAATTTATCGGACTTGCTGTTTTTCCAGGACGTTCTTCCCAAGACGCCATCGCGTTCTTTTCCGTGCACCGTTTCGGCTTTCCTCGCAATCGTCTGGTAAAAGGTTTCGTTAAAACTTTGTAAAGTGAAGACTGAAGAAAATCACTGGACTCACCATCGAGACGAGGAACAGTACTGGTAGGAGCGTCGCTACGTACATTTCagttcattttaaatatatgtatatacatacatacatacaatatgtacattatacatgtaggatatacatatgtatatgcataTTTACAGGATCGTACTTTTCAAACGAGTAAATTACCGGTAACGTTACGATCGAAACTTTGACATTGATTGCTGCGACTTGACCGTTGGTTCGTATTCACTGAGCACATATATGTACCCTTATGCGTACACACGTGTGCTCATCGGAATGGTATGCGCTGACACGGTACGCAAAATGCTTCGATCAAAATCGCAAAGCAATTTGGAACATTGAGCAATACCGCCGATAAGTATAATCAATGTTGAAATGATTGTTTGCAGTGTCGACAATAATTAATATAAGTAGAATCGCGTTgccacttacaattagtatcAACGCGTAACGATTTGGCGAgcatacagtggcccacaaaagtgttcgtacgccatttaaaacagaacaacaacttttttataattctaccaaacaacctgatgttttgtaagcaattagaagcatattGTTTACTAAATGATTGAGATACACACGAGCTGTAAGCgggtaaaaatggtgaaaatcgtagtttttcacgacttttgatcagtttctaatcgtacatctttcgatgcgtgtcgtatgtgtataactaacatagatctacaaaacgtatattttaaattttcattaagggggcccaagtaaaaaagttttaaaaaatgccttttttatttttgcatgtaaccttgtaaattataatttttggaaaatttcttttgcatatcattgagtaaaccaatgcttctaattgcatacaaaacatcaggtcgtttggtacaattataaaaaagttattctgttttaaagggtgtacgaacacctttgtgggccactgtatttCGATTTCCCTCGTTCGAACTTGGGACACCGATAAATAGTAgtcggaaatcgccaaaacgTGGTCAAAATAGGAAGGAGTACTCCAATTTAGTTAAAAATGGATACTCTGCGGGTTTCGGGTCACTGATTatatcagactgcggatgtttatgcattttccaatttttgtcgacAAATTTTAACGACGAATTTTTCTTGCggcctgaaatatttccattttatatgattttcttaattttatcggTATAAAATCGATATAATACCTTGTACGATACTTTCAGTggtttattcaaaaattaataatttaataatgcaacaaatattttgaataatggtataaccACCCCTAGCTGTGGATGGGTAGC contains the following coding sequences:
- the LOC143221837 gene encoding uncharacterized protein LOC143221837; translated protein: MYVATLLPVLFLVSMTIARKAETVHGKERDGVLGRTSWKNSKSDKLIARTDRAERVNKGFDMMVRCVNVLGRVDNFISDRTKNVVQKLHAMYREEHKDPRNTSDRRQR